The Prunus persica cultivar Lovell chromosome G7, Prunus_persica_NCBIv2, whole genome shotgun sequence genome has a segment encoding these proteins:
- the LOC109950320 gene encoding uncharacterized protein LOC109950320, translated as MKLCIDYRQLNKVTMQNRYPLPHIDDLFDQLKGAKVFSKIDLRSSYHLLWIREDDVPKTVFRTRQLKKHELNYLTHDLEFAAVEVISILGLSPREVSSIVGGVEESRVRLSLDDQGALLAALYERPVLVERIIEAQMHDPLICTLRLEVENGTRIDYSVRKDRSLMVGTRLYVPGDEALKREILEEAHCSAFAMHPGSTKMYYTLREHYWWPFMKKGIA; from the exons ATGAAGTTGTGCATTGATTATAGACAGTTGAATAAGGTCACCATGCAGAACAGATATCCATTGCCTCACATTGACGACTTGTTTGATCAGTTGAAGGGTGCTAAAGTGTTTTCTAAGATTGATTTGAGATCAAGCTATCATCTATTGTGGATCAGGGAAGATGATGTACCTAAGACTGTTTTTCGGACAAG GCAACTCAAGAAGCATGAGTTGAATTATCTTACTCATGATTTGGAGTTTGCTGCAGTG GAAGTCATCTCTATCCTTGGCTTATCTCCGAGGGAAGTATCTTCCATTGTTGGTGGAGTTGAGGAGTCTAGAGTTAGGTTAAGTCTGGATGATCAGGGAGCTTTACTTGCTGCTCTCTACGAAAGACCGGTGTTGGTTGAACGAATTATCGAAGCCCAAATGCATGATCCGTTAATCTGCACATTAAGGTTGGAAGTCGAGAATGGTACAAGAATAGATTATTCGGTGAGGAAAGATAGATCTTTGATGGTAGGAACAAGATTGTATGTACCTGGGGATGAAGCTCTAAAGAGGGAAATTCTTGAGGAGGCTCATTGTTCGGCCTTCGCCATGCATCCTGGCAGTACAAAGATGTACTATACCCTGAGGGAGCATTATTGGTGGCCTTTCATGAAGAAGGGAATAGCATAA